GGTTCCGCCTCTGTCAATTTATCTATCTGAGAAATTTAATATGTAAACTTGATTTACTTCTTATATTTTGCTTGTCCAAATAGTTACTCTGTGTGTGTatttgtgttatatatatatagctcTTATTATCATCATTGCGATTAACCCAGGTGACAAATACTTAATTATCTCTAAGTGCATTTGACAGTAAATTGATCTATAAGGAATGCCTAAATTAACAGTATATAACCTGAAGGGGTTGTGTTGACAGTAAATTTTTTACTCTAGTAGATGAAATATGAAGGGATAAAAAGGTAACTTTATTTGATTTAAAAAGGAACTAAGATTTGATCTAAAAAGATCTTAAAATTGTAAAGGGCATAATGTACCAATAGCACTAAAATTTGTTGGTGGACTTCGTCATTTCATTGCCATTCATAGAAATTTGTCATTTGCttaaacaatataataacaagGTAAAAAAATTTGCTATCTTACATAAAGAATGGAGATCCACTGCAAATAGTATACAGATTTacaatatattataatatatccaCACAACAAAACCAGCAGTCGCTATACATGTAAAAGTAACATATGAACAATATGTTTTAATTAGTCTAAGATGAATAAAGACAGAAATAATGAGAAATATCATAGCCGCAGAACAGAATGGAAAAGCTCTTAGTTATCACAGCTCCAACGTGATGTACGCAAGCAGCTCAAGTAACGGCACCAACTGCAATGCTCGTTTGCCTTCACACCTCTAAATAGCATCACCAATCCCACTGTGACTCTGTAGAATTtggaaggaaaaaagaaaaagaaaaaacaattagGTGGATGATCAGATACGGCGGATTTGGACACATCACTACTTCTGGACTATGTTGCTTGGATCCTTCAAAAATGTGATCGCACGCGTGTAACTTCTGGATGATTAGACACATACCCGGCAGTATCTTTGAAGGATCTGAGCAACCTAGCTTTTGGCTCAGTATATAAATATGTATATGCAGTCCACGCATTGaagatgttaaaaaaaaaaaaattacacaaTTAAGTTTCACTGCGTTAAAAGTAACCATCTATAATAAGTTTTGAATGGTAATGTGGAATAAATGATAAATAACCTGTAAACAGTTAAACTATAATAATAGCGTAAAGTTGTTTAAATTGCCAGTGTGAATGACATAAATCCTTCTAAGATATATATTGCTGTAGACCCAAAAAGAGTACAATGGATTTACAAGATTTATATGACTAGTTGATATACAGATATAGATTTATAGTGAGTCAACAGCCATAGTTGCAGAGGAGTAGTGAGTGACATGTTCTTAGTAGTCACTGACTCTGAATTCTAAATATGTCTCTGTATGCAGATCATAGTATACTCAACATCTAATCATGATCAACGAATAACTTATCCCGAGCTAAAAAAATTACCAACCTTTCTAACATATTTTATGAGTGAAAAATTTCATAGGAAGCAACAACAAGAACTACGTAAATTAGATGTTAGAATAAGGCAAATGTAGAATTGACCATAGCAGTGATAGAGCTTACCCAACAATCAACAAAATCGAGGCAATCAGCAGGAGAACATATTGGTAAACTTTGAACTTGGACTTGAGGCGAGCTTCAGCTGGAAGGTGTTGCCTTTCGATCCAACCAAACTGAGGTCGTAGTAGCAGAACAAAGCCAAGAAGAAAACCACTCATGAAACCTCCAATATGGGCATAGTTATCAACGTGAGGAAGAAGACCAACAGCTAAGTTAATCGCGATGATGATAATAAGAGTGAAAAGAGCTGCAGCCTGTAAAAATGAGGATGATTAGTAGAGGAATTAGGTACTTAGAATTTGTTATAAATGAATCAAACAACCTCCTCAACTGGAGTAAGAACACAAGAGGTGCTTAATGAGCCAATATGAATAGCTTGGTTTTGCAATCACGGCTACAAACTTATATGTTATGATTAGAAAAAGGTCAAACTTCATGTGGAAGAAGAAAGTAAATCAAAAGAAATGGATAAGGCAGCTCTTGAGATCTCCGCATGACCCCATccccaaaacaaaaacaaaaaagaataaaataaaagaacaaCGGAATAATAGAGTTATACCTTATTGGTATATATAGTCCAGTTAGTAAGCAGCTCTGATAACATAGCTCCAAGAAGTCCAAATAGAGCACCAGAAGCTCCAACAGAGATGCTGCGTTGAATGAAAAGGCAAGAAAGAACGCTCCCACCAATTCCGGACAAAAGGTAGATAACCCCTACACGGACTGTATGTAACAGTAGATAAAAGTGAGCAATAGAAAATAAGCAGCAAAGTAGGACACTGGTTGAATTCTAAGATAAGAAAACAAAAGGCAGAAATATCTGAAAGAAGCaatagaaattatttttaaagagAATGCAAGTAGAACATGTAATTTCAGTAAATGGCAATGCACCCCTAGATGCATAGATGACAGGGCACAATTTCAGGGGGGAAATGAACAGACAGACGGACAAAATTGTTGTAATTTAAAATGATAATGAGAACCATACCAAATCCAAACTGCTGCTCAAGGCGAATCCCAATGAAAACCAGACTCAACATGTTGGCAAGCAAATGAACAACACCGGCATGTAACCAGATACAAGTGAGAAGTCTCCAGCCTTCATGCTCGTTCACTACT
The DNA window shown above is from Nicotiana tomentosiformis chromosome 8, ASM39032v3, whole genome shotgun sequence and carries:
- the LOC104113042 gene encoding RHOMBOID-like protein 2, which translates into the protein MMNNRDLERGGGTKSRNGTSYPQPTSAYYVENSESQWTSWLVPMIVVANVAMFIVIMLVNNCPNNISDSFNSRGRKCVARFLGRLSFQPLQENPLFGPSSNTLQKLGALEWNKVVNEHEGWRLLTCIWLHAGVVHLLANMLSLVFIGIRLEQQFGFVRVGVIYLLSGIGGSVLSCLFIQRSISVGASGALFGLLGAMLSELLTNWTIYTNKAAALFTLIIIIAINLAVGLLPHVDNYAHIGGFMSGFLLGFVLLLRPQFGWIERQHLPAEARLKSKFKVYQYVLLLIASILLIVGVTVGLVMLFRGVKANEHCSWCRYLSCLRTSRWSCDN